Proteins encoded in a region of the Bacteroidota bacterium genome:
- a CDS encoding peptidylprolyl isomerase, producing MTKKINVKKIMKISLINIVLTILILVTVKSYSQEEIVVDEIVAVVGKHIVLKSNIETQYLQYRMQNGITGSESTIKCSIIENLLYEKLLLFAGDVDSIDVAENEINQSLDMRLRYYVNQFGSEDKMAEYYHKPLEKIKEELREIVKEQLISQKVSNEITKGITITPSDVRAFFRKIPKDSIPTINPIVEIDQIVRIPPISKEYKKSVYDRLNGLRERILKGEKFETLAILYSEDPGSAKKGGELGLTKRGAWYPEFEATAFSLKQGDISNIIETEAGYHIVQSINRRGEFVNVRHILLMVKPSPEDLVSAASFIDSIATLIKSDSITFENAVLRFSDDPNRINLGAVVNPNTLSSTFDISELEPAVAFVVEKMAIGDISAPISHKTDDGKAAYKIIRLKSRTDAHVASLTDDYDIIQRWALQDKNEGVISEWIKDRISTTYIRLDKEYQGCEFEHKWL from the coding sequence ATGACAAAAAAAATAAACGTGAAAAAAATCATGAAAATAAGCTTGATCAATATAGTATTAACCATTCTTATATTGGTTACCGTAAAATCATATTCACAAGAAGAAATTGTAGTTGATGAGATTGTAGCAGTTGTGGGAAAACATATCGTTTTAAAATCAAATATTGAAACCCAGTATTTACAATATAGAATGCAGAACGGAATTACGGGTTCTGAATCAACTATTAAATGTTCAATAATTGAAAATCTACTTTATGAAAAACTTTTGCTCTTTGCAGGCGATGTAGACAGTATTGACGTAGCTGAAAACGAGATTAATCAATCGCTTGATATGAGATTACGCTATTATGTAAATCAGTTTGGATCGGAAGATAAAATGGCTGAATATTATCATAAACCTCTTGAAAAAATAAAAGAAGAACTCAGGGAGATTGTTAAAGAACAATTGATTTCTCAAAAAGTAAGTAATGAAATTACCAAAGGGATAACAATAACACCCTCGGATGTCAGAGCATTTTTTAGAAAAATACCAAAAGATTCAATACCAACTATAAATCCAATTGTTGAAATTGATCAGATTGTTAGAATTCCTCCTATAAGTAAAGAGTATAAAAAGAGTGTGTATGACCGTTTAAATGGTTTACGCGAACGAATTTTGAAAGGTGAGAAATTTGAAACTTTGGCCATTCTTTATTCTGAAGATCCGGGTTCAGCAAAAAAAGGAGGAGAATTAGGTTTAACCAAGCGAGGAGCCTGGTATCCCGAATTTGAAGCTACTGCATTTTCACTCAAACAGGGTGATATTTCAAATATAATTGAAACTGAAGCCGGATATCATATTGTTCAATCTATCAACCGAAGAGGAGAATTTGTTAATGTTCGACATATACTGCTTATGGTCAAGCCATCTCCAGAAGATCTTGTAAGTGCCGCAAGTTTTATCGACAGTATAGCTACCCTGATCAAATCTGATTCTATTACCTTTGAGAATGCTGTTCTCCGCTTCTCCGATGATCCCAATAGGATTAATTTGGGTGCAGTAGTTAACCCAAATACGCTTTCAAGTACATTTGATATTAGTGAGCTTGAACCGGCGGTTGCATTTGTAGTTGAGAAAATGGCAATTGGGGATATTTCAGCGCCCATATCCCATAAAACGGATGACGGAAAGGCTGCTTATAAAATAATCCGGTTAAAATCGCGTACCGATGCTCATGTTGCCTCTCTTACTGATGATTATGATATAATTCAAAGATGGGCTTTACAGGATAAGAACGAAGGTGTGATTTCAGAATGGATCAAAGATAGAATATCTACCACTTATATTCGTCTTGATAAAGAATACCAAGGATGTGAATTCGAACATAAATGGCTATAA
- a CDS encoding serine hydroxymethyltransferase, with amino-acid sequence MKKDKLIFDLIKDEEDRQRFGIELIASENFVSEQVLKAMGSVLTNKYAEGYPGKRYYGGCEVVDQTEQIAIDRACALYGAEYANVQPHSGAQANMAVFLACLKPGDTFMGMDLSHGGHLSHGSPVNSSGILYNPVAYKVNENNGLVDYDNMEEVALIEEPKLIIAGASAYSRDWDYKRMREIADKVGALLMCDMAHPAGLIAKGFLNDPLPYCHIVTTTTHKTLRGPRGGMILMGKDFENPWGLATPKGEIKMMSTILNSAVFPGIQGGPLEHIIAAKAVAFGEALSDEFLEYIKQVKKNANVLAQAFVDKGYHVISGGTDNHLMLIDLRTKYPNITGKLVENTLVKADITVNKNMVPFDTRSPFQTSGLRVGTPAITTRGLKEEHMAPIVDLIDEVLSDIENEKVIESVKERVNKMMSDFPMFAW; translated from the coding sequence ATGAAAAAAGATAAATTGATTTTCGATTTAATAAAAGATGAAGAAGATCGTCAGAGGTTTGGAATAGAATTAATTGCTTCAGAAAACTTTGTCAGTGAGCAGGTTTTAAAAGCTATGGGCTCAGTTTTGACGAATAAATATGCCGAAGGGTATCCGGGTAAAAGATATTATGGTGGTTGTGAAGTTGTTGACCAAACTGAACAAATAGCTATTGACAGGGCATGTGCACTTTATGGAGCCGAATACGCTAACGTTCAACCTCATTCAGGAGCTCAGGCTAATATGGCGGTGTTCTTGGCATGCCTCAAACCTGGAGATACTTTTATGGGGATGGATTTATCACATGGTGGTCACTTATCACACGGTTCTCCGGTGAACTCTTCCGGAATTTTATACAATCCTGTTGCCTATAAAGTGAATGAAAATAATGGATTGGTTGATTACGATAACATGGAAGAAGTTGCACTAATCGAAGAACCAAAATTAATAATTGCGGGCGCTTCAGCTTACTCAAGAGATTGGGACTATAAACGCATGAGAGAGATTGCAGACAAAGTTGGAGCATTATTAATGTGCGACATGGCTCACCCTGCAGGATTAATCGCAAAAGGATTCCTAAACGATCCATTACCTTATTGTCATATTGTAACAACTACAACTCATAAAACCCTTCGTGGTCCAAGAGGTGGAATGATTTTGATGGGAAAAGATTTTGAAAACCCATGGGGGCTTGCTACACCCAAAGGAGAGATTAAAATGATGTCGACCATTTTAAATTCTGCCGTATTCCCCGGGATTCAAGGTGGACCGCTTGAGCATATCATTGCTGCCAAAGCCGTAGCATTTGGTGAAGCCCTTTCTGATGAGTTCTTAGAATACATCAAACAAGTTAAAAAGAATGCTAATGTATTGGCTCAAGCCTTTGTTGATAAAGGATATCACGTGATTTCCGGTGGTACCGATAATCATTTAATGCTCATTGATCTTCGAACAAAATATCCTAATATTACCGGTAAATTGGTTGAAAATACATTGGTTAAAGCCGATATTACCGTAAATAAAAATATGGTTCCTTTTGATACCCGTTCTCCATTTCAAACTTCGGGATTAAGAGTAGGTACACCTGCCATCACCACCCGTGGTTTAAAAGAAGAGCATATGGCTCCGATTGTTGATTTGATTGATGAAGTTTTGAGTGATATCGAAAATGAAAAAGTAATCGAATCAGTAAAAGAAAGAGTAAACAAAATGATGAGTGATTTCCCGATGTTTGCCTGGTGA
- a CDS encoding insulinase family protein: MIKFDKFSLHNGLRVIVHQDPSTPIVAINIIYDVGSRDENPDKTGFAHLFEHLMFGGSVNIPKYDEPLQNVGGENNAFTNNDITNYYLTLPKQNIETAFWLESDRMLDLAFSKKSLDVQRNVVSEEFRQNYLNQPYGDAWLMLKPLAYKVHPYRWPTIGKEISHIENAKMDDVRAFYKKYYNPNNAVLVIGGDVDLENIKHLAEKWFAPIPRGESFVRNLPKEPIQTEERKLTVERDVPTNVIYKAYHMSGRLDLDYYASDLLSDILSNGDSSRLYQNLVKNQKLFIEINAFLTGDFDEGLFVIIGKIANGIDVKVAENAILHELEIICNKTVEEDELDKVKIKAESSLIFSEVNILNKTMNLAYFEILGNANLINLEIDKYKIISVDQIRKMANTIFHKENCSTLYYLSKQE, translated from the coding sequence ATGATAAAATTTGACAAATTCTCTTTGCACAATGGGCTTCGGGTAATCGTTCATCAGGATCCATCAACGCCGATTGTTGCAATAAATATAATTTATGATGTGGGATCGCGTGACGAAAATCCAGACAAAACCGGATTTGCGCATCTTTTCGAACATCTGATGTTTGGTGGTTCAGTTAACATCCCAAAATATGATGAACCCTTGCAAAATGTAGGAGGTGAAAATAATGCATTTACCAATAATGATATCACAAATTACTACCTGACCCTACCAAAACAAAATATTGAAACCGCCTTTTGGCTTGAATCTGATCGTATGTTGGATCTGGCTTTCTCCAAAAAGAGTCTTGATGTTCAGCGCAATGTTGTGAGTGAAGAATTCCGACAGAATTACTTAAATCAACCTTACGGGGATGCCTGGTTAATGCTGAAACCATTGGCCTATAAGGTTCATCCTTATCGATGGCCAACCATTGGGAAAGAGATTTCGCATATAGAAAATGCAAAGATGGATGACGTTAGGGCCTTTTATAAAAAGTATTATAATCCGAATAATGCCGTTCTCGTTATAGGCGGGGATGTTGATCTTGAAAACATTAAACATCTTGCTGAAAAATGGTTCGCCCCAATTCCGAGAGGTGAAAGCTTTGTCAGAAATTTGCCCAAAGAGCCAATCCAAACAGAGGAAAGAAAACTCACCGTTGAAAGGGATGTACCGACAAACGTAATTTACAAAGCTTATCATATGAGCGGGAGGCTTGACCTTGATTATTACGCAAGCGATTTATTATCTGATATTTTATCAAACGGGGATTCATCCCGTCTTTATCAAAATTTAGTTAAAAATCAAAAATTGTTTATTGAGATTAATGCATTTTTAACAGGTGATTTTGATGAGGGCTTATTTGTCATTATCGGAAAAATTGCAAATGGAATCGATGTTAAAGTTGCTGAAAATGCAATATTGCATGAATTGGAAATTATTTGTAACAAAACGGTTGAAGAGGACGAATTAGATAAAGTTAAAATCAAAGCTGAATCATCACTCATTTTTTCGGAAGTAAATATTCTGAACAAGACAATGAACCTCGCCTATTTTGAAATACTTGGCAATGCAAATTTGATCAACCTAGAAATTGATAAATATAAAATAATCAGCGTGGATCAGATCCGGAAAATGGCAAATACAATATTTCACAAAGAGAATTGCTCAACCCTTTATTATTTAAGTAAGCAAGAATAG
- the guaB gene encoding IMP dehydrogenase encodes MSFDSNKFIGEGLTYDDVLLVPAYSDILPRDADITTSFSRNIKLNIPIVSAAMDTVTESTMAIAIAQEGGIGVIHKNMSIEDQAIEVKKVKRAENGMILDPITIMPNMIVADALQLMKEYKIGGIPVVNAKNELIGIVTNRDLRFERNLQRLISDVMTKENLITTKEFTDFEKAADILQKYRIEKLPVVDDNNRLVGLITYKDIIKIKAKPNAFKDERGRLRVAAAVGTAHDTLDRVAELVKAGVDAIVVDTAHGHSINVINMVKLIKKKFPTVDVIAGNIATAEAAAALRAVGADGIKVGIGPGSICTTRIIAGVGVPQLSAIYNVAGELKDSGIPVIADGGIRFTGDIVKAIAAGAHTIMAGSLFAGVDESPGETIIFEGRKFKTYRGMGSIEAMQKGSKDRYFQDYEEDISKLVPEGIVGRVPYKGLLTEVIHQMVGGLKAGMGYTGSSSIEKLREAKFIKITPASVIESHPHDITITREAPNYSR; translated from the coding sequence ATGTCTTTTGATTCAAATAAATTTATAGGCGAAGGCTTAACATATGATGATGTTTTATTAGTACCGGCCTATTCCGATATTTTACCCCGTGACGCAGATATAACCACTAGTTTTTCAAGAAATATAAAGCTTAATATCCCTATTGTTTCGGCAGCAATGGATACCGTAACTGAATCAACAATGGCTATCGCTATTGCTCAGGAAGGTGGTATTGGGGTTATTCATAAAAACATGTCAATCGAAGATCAGGCAATCGAAGTGAAAAAGGTAAAACGTGCTGAAAACGGGATGATCCTTGATCCTATAACAATAATGCCAAATATGATCGTCGCTGATGCCCTTCAGTTAATGAAAGAGTATAAAATTGGTGGGATTCCGGTTGTTAATGCGAAGAATGAATTAATTGGGATTGTGACAAACCGTGATCTCCGCTTTGAGAGAAATCTGCAAAGACTGATTTCAGATGTGATGACCAAGGAAAATTTGATCACTACTAAAGAATTTACCGATTTTGAAAAAGCAGCCGACATACTTCAGAAATATAGGATTGAAAAACTCCCTGTTGTTGACGACAACAATCGACTTGTAGGATTAATTACTTATAAAGACATTATCAAGATCAAAGCCAAGCCAAACGCTTTTAAGGATGAACGCGGCAGGCTTAGGGTTGCTGCCGCTGTTGGCACAGCCCATGACACGCTCGATCGTGTTGCTGAACTTGTTAAAGCAGGAGTTGATGCCATCGTAGTTGATACCGCCCATGGTCACTCTATCAATGTGATTAACATGGTGAAGCTTATTAAAAAGAAATTTCCAACGGTTGATGTTATTGCAGGAAATATTGCTACTGCAGAAGCTGCTGCTGCTTTAAGGGCAGTTGGTGCTGATGGAATTAAAGTAGGTATTGGTCCTGGTTCAATTTGTACAACCCGAATAATTGCCGGAGTTGGAGTTCCTCAACTTTCAGCAATTTATAATGTTGCCGGTGAGCTTAAAGATTCCGGGATTCCGGTTATAGCTGATGGTGGTATTCGTTTTACGGGAGATATTGTTAAAGCAATTGCTGCAGGTGCACATACGATCATGGCAGGTTCGTTATTTGCAGGAGTGGATGAATCACCTGGCGAAACAATCATTTTTGAAGGCAGAAAATTTAAAACATACAGAGGAATGGGATCAATCGAAGCTATGCAAAAAGGTTCAAAAGATCGCTATTTCCAGGATTATGAAGAAGATATCAGTAAATTAGTTCCTGAAGGGATCGTGGGTCGTGTACCTTATAAAGGCCTTTTAACGGAAGTTATTCATCAAATGGTTGGAGGTTTAAAAGCCGGAATGGGTTATACAGGGTCCAGTTCAATTGAGAAACTTCGGGAAGCAAAATTCATAAAAATCACACCTGCCAGTGTAATTGAAAGCCATCCGCATGATATTACAATCACCAGGGAAGCACCAAATTATAGTCGTTAA
- a CDS encoding insulinase family protein — translation MDLTIDRKTQPDIRPIRAIDLMESENLKLANGLQVHLLNLGTQDLVKIELVCEAGLAYQSKTLISSFTNKMLAEGTKSYSAYEIAETFDRYGAYYSTNIDKDFASVALYCLTKYLDQVLPVFAEIICEPLFPDNELQILANKSKQEFIINLKKVKSLAQLYFPPLIFGNNHPYGQIAGIDDFNKVTHEDIRTFYQKSYLNADSKLFISGKLDKNIIEKLNHTLSQFNIKLNSNAIMPDFSSNANTEKFKQIKVKDTLQSAIWVGKKIFNKFHPDFIGMQVLNTALGGYFGSRLMTNIREDKGFTYGIGSSIVSHKYDGYLAIQTEVGTKHTDATLTEIYKEIKLLQTKLIGTEELELIKNFLTGQLIRSMDGPFAVHEKLKAVVLYNFDMQYYQRYIHEVSTISPETLKQLANEHLQKNSLSELIVGKLKV, via the coding sequence ATGGATTTAACAATCGACCGGAAAACACAACCTGATATAAGGCCCATTAGAGCTATTGATTTGATGGAATCAGAGAATTTGAAACTAGCTAATGGGCTTCAAGTTCATTTGCTGAATTTAGGAACTCAGGATCTGGTAAAAATCGAATTGGTTTGTGAAGCCGGACTGGCATACCAAAGCAAAACACTCATTTCTTCTTTTACGAATAAAATGCTTGCAGAAGGCACCAAATCCTATTCTGCTTATGAAATTGCTGAAACTTTCGATCGGTATGGTGCTTATTATAGCACTAATATTGATAAGGATTTTGCTTCAGTTGCCTTATATTGTTTGACAAAATATCTTGATCAGGTTTTGCCCGTTTTCGCTGAAATTATTTGTGAGCCACTCTTTCCCGATAATGAGTTACAAATATTGGCGAATAAAAGCAAGCAAGAGTTCATCATTAATCTTAAAAAAGTTAAATCGCTTGCACAGTTATACTTCCCTCCTTTAATTTTTGGCAACAACCATCCTTATGGCCAAATTGCCGGCATTGACGATTTCAATAAAGTAACACATGAAGATATCAGAACTTTCTATCAAAAATCTTATCTGAATGCCGATAGCAAACTTTTTATATCAGGGAAACTTGACAAGAATATTATCGAAAAATTAAATCATACTTTGAGCCAATTTAACATCAAGTTAAATTCAAATGCAATAATGCCCGATTTCTCCTCTAATGCTAACACAGAGAAATTCAAGCAAATAAAAGTGAAGGATACATTGCAGTCGGCCATTTGGGTAGGGAAAAAAATATTCAACAAATTTCATCCCGATTTTATAGGGATGCAGGTATTAAATACGGCTTTGGGAGGATATTTTGGTTCACGCCTTATGACAAATATTAGGGAAGATAAAGGATTTACATACGGAATTGGATCTTCTATCGTATCTCACAAATATGATGGCTATCTGGCAATTCAAACTGAAGTCGGAACCAAACACACCGATGCAACGCTGACTGAAATTTATAAGGAAATTAAACTACTTCAAACCAAGCTTATCGGCACAGAAGAACTTGAACTAATCAAAAACTTCTTAACCGGTCAGTTGATCCGCAGCATGGATGGGCCGTTTGCTGTTCACGAAAAATTAAAAGCTGTTGTATTATACAATTTTGATATGCAATACTATCAACGATATATTCATGAGGTTTCAACAATTTCACCTGAAACTTTAAAACAATTGGCAAACGAACACCTTCAAAAAAACAGTTTATCTGAATTAATAGTCGGTAAATTGAAAGTGTAA
- a CDS encoding peptidylprolyl isomerase, producing MKTIRLIAILFSFFFLLNVQAQKRNKQVLLKIDDNEITVDEFLKAYNKSNNNNIDYPTTTINDYLDLYINYRLKVIEAKSLKMDTISRLKEELDGYAKKLAEPYLFDQKINNDLLNEAYQRLLIDVRVSHILIACAENANPSDTLKAYQKIIDLKKRAINNESFEQLAAQYSDDLSARDQTDDKGRIIKKGNAGDLGYFSVFDMVYPFENAAYGTSLGSVSDPIRTRFGYHLVKTTDRHEALGNVSVAHLFLANNTTINDQNSQKDKIFEIYKRLNQGENFEKLVFDYSEDRTTKTNKGILPTLGANQMVPSFYLAIFSIDNIGGYSEPIQTPYGWHIIKLIERNRYGSFEDEKNVLTNELIKDSRSQISKTAKLNRFKNELGIKLFSKAKDELFSVIDSSILNGNWDLSRAKGFNQNLLKIGKQYKTQFDFAEYINNNQVNNSSPNLMLLYDKLYHDFVNMVCEQYFYDHLTDTQPEYSEIMEEYRNGVLLFELMEEKIWKKSMSDEKELNEFFNQNQLKYSDSEFKEVKGLVISDYQRYLEDNWIKELKNKYSISINKKALSPIL from the coding sequence ATGAAAACAATCAGGCTTATAGCGATACTCTTTTCGTTTTTTTTTCTTTTGAATGTTCAGGCACAAAAGCGAAACAAACAAGTATTACTAAAAATTGATGACAATGAAATCACTGTTGATGAATTCCTGAAAGCTTATAATAAGAGTAACAACAATAACATTGACTACCCAACAACCACCATCAACGATTATCTTGATTTGTATATCAATTACCGATTAAAGGTAATTGAAGCCAAATCATTAAAGATGGACACCATCAGCAGGCTTAAAGAAGAGCTTGATGGTTATGCAAAAAAATTAGCTGAGCCTTATCTTTTTGATCAAAAAATAAATAACGATTTACTAAATGAAGCATACCAAAGATTATTAATTGATGTTCGGGTAAGTCATATTTTAATTGCTTGTGCCGAAAATGCAAATCCATCAGACACCTTGAAAGCATACCAAAAAATAATCGACCTTAAGAAAAGGGCAATCAATAATGAGTCATTTGAACAGCTTGCTGCCCAATATTCTGATGATTTATCAGCTCGTGACCAAACGGATGACAAAGGTCGAATCATAAAAAAAGGCAATGCAGGTGATCTCGGTTACTTCTCGGTATTTGATATGGTTTATCCCTTCGAAAATGCTGCATATGGAACATCATTGGGTAGCGTAAGCGATCCGATCCGTACACGTTTTGGCTATCACCTGGTAAAAACAACCGATAGACACGAAGCATTAGGGAATGTATCAGTTGCGCATCTTTTTCTGGCGAACAATACTACAATCAATGATCAGAACAGTCAGAAAGATAAAATATTTGAGATATATAAAAGACTAAATCAAGGAGAAAATTTCGAAAAGCTTGTTTTTGATTATTCTGAAGATCGCACAACAAAAACGAATAAGGGGATTTTGCCGACTTTAGGCGCAAATCAAATGGTTCCATCTTTTTATTTGGCCATTTTTTCAATTGATAACATTGGAGGATATTCTGAACCAATACAAACCCCTTATGGCTGGCACATCATAAAACTAATCGAGCGCAACAGGTATGGAAGTTTCGAGGATGAAAAAAATGTACTCACAAATGAACTGATAAAAGATAGCCGTTCACAAATAAGCAAAACAGCAAAACTTAATCGTTTTAAAAATGAGCTTGGTATAAAATTGTTTTCTAAAGCAAAAGACGAATTGTTTTCAGTAATTGACTCAAGTATACTGAATGGAAATTGGGATTTATCAAGGGCAAAAGGGTTTAATCAAAATCTTTTGAAGATTGGCAAACAATATAAAACCCAGTTCGATTTTGCCGAGTACATTAATAATAATCAGGTTAATAATTCGTCCCCGAACCTTATGTTGCTTTACGATAAGCTTTATCATGATTTTGTAAATATGGTTTGTGAACAGTATTTTTATGATCATCTTACCGATACTCAACCTGAATATAGTGAAATAATGGAAGAATACCGCAACGGGGTTTTACTTTTTGAGCTGATGGAGGAAAAAATCTGGAAAAAATCAATGAGTGATGAAAAGGAGCTAAATGAATTTTTCAACCAAAATCAATTAAAATATTCCGACTCTGAATTTAAAGAAGTTAAAGGACTTGTAATCTCCGATTACCAAAGGTATTTGGAGGACAACTGGATCAAAGAACTAAAAAACAAATATTCAATTTCAATCAATAAAAAAGCATTATCACCAATATTATAG